A single region of the Lagopus muta isolate bLagMut1 chromosome 24, bLagMut1 primary, whole genome shotgun sequence genome encodes:
- the LOC125684127 gene encoding 11-beta-hydroxysteroid dehydrogenase 1-like isoform X5, with amino-acid sequence MGLLQKILIPILGLVLAFCFYSSRENFKPEMLKGKRVIVTGASTGIGEQMAYHLARMGAHVLVTARTEAKLQQVVERCRALGASSARLVSGSMEDMATTRQLVEVAEAELGGLDMLILNHVGKSYFNYFDGDVGHVQKLLNINFLSYVAMTVSALPMLKRSGGSIVVVSSMAGKVGFPFTVPYSATKFALDGFFSSLRQEFSIQSVNVSITLCILGFIDTENAMRAAADVLLMSPAPKEECALEIIKGGTLRQREVYYRYASTKLPLLLRDWAAELLDLLVRQRYRPERLRAA; translated from the exons ATGGGTTTGTTGCAAAAGATTCTCATCCCCATTTTGGGACTGGTTTTGGCCTTCTGTTTTTATTCGTCGAGGGAGAATTTCAAACCTG AGATGCTGAAAGGGAAGCGTGTGATCGTCACCGGAGCGAGCACCGGCATCGGGGAGCAGATGGCGTATCACCTGGCACGGATGGGAGCCCACGTCCTGGTCACGGCGCGGACGGAGGCAAAGCTGCAGCAA GTGGTGGAGAGGTGCCGGGCGCTGGGGGCCAGCTCAGCACGGCTGGTCAGCGGCAGCATGGAGGACATGGCCACCACCCGGCAGCTGGTGGAGGTGGCCGAGGCTGAACTGG GAGGCCTCGACATGCTGATTCTTAACCACGTTGGCAAGTCATACTTCAATTACTTTGATGGGGATGTTGGACACGTCCAGAAGCTCCTGAACATCAACTTCCTGAGCTATGTGGCCATGACAGTCTCTGCCCTGCCCATGCTGAAGCGGAGCGGGGGTAGCATCGTGGTGGTCTCCTCCATGGCAG GTAAAGTTGGGTTTCCCTTTACGGTCCCTTACTCTGCAACTAAGTTTGCCCTGGATGGATTTTTCAGCTCCCTGAGGCAGGAATTCAGCATCCAGAGCGTTAACGTTTCCATCACACTCTGCATCCTTGGCTTCATTGACACTG AGAACGCCATGCGTGCGGCCGCCGACGTTCTCCTGATGTCCCCGGCTCCCAAAGAGGAATGCGCCCTGGAGATCATCAAAGGAGGAACCCTGCGTCAGCGCGAGGTCTATTACCGCTATGCATCCACCAAACTGCCGCTGCTGCTGCGGGATTGGGCCGCCGAACTGCTGGACCTGCTGGTGCGGCAGCGGTACCGACCCGAGCGGCTGCGGGCGGCCTGA
- the LOC125684127 gene encoding uncharacterized protein LOC125684127 isoform X7, with product MHTQTQEGQPHIAGGLDMLILNHVGKSYFNYFDGDVGHVQKLLNINFLSYVAMTVSALPMLKRSGGSIVVVSSMAGKVGFPFTVPYSATKFALDGFFSSLRQEFSIQSVNVSITLCILGFIDTGKLHPCHLAAQKLSITCPALCPPLLCPHLQCCFSCCSGSECSITSALSRLLPLFHQKTDSRLICFPVLYSGRILGQRYSEEEQSGSSSGCRVTIPGGVWSRGDVTLGDRVTGGMAGLNLGISELFSNHNDSMVL from the exons atgcacacacagacacaggaAGGCCAACCTCACATTGCAG GAGGCCTCGACATGCTGATTCTTAACCACGTTGGCAAGTCATACTTCAATTACTTTGATGGGGATGTTGGACACGTCCAGAAGCTCCTGAACATCAACTTCCTGAGCTATGTGGCCATGACAGTCTCTGCCCTGCCCATGCTGAAGCGGAGCGGGGGTAGCATCGTGGTGGTCTCCTCCATGGCAG GTAAAGTTGGGTTTCCCTTTACGGTCCCTTACTCTGCAACTAAGTTTGCCCTGGATGGATTTTTCAGCTCCCTGAGGCAGGAATTCAGCATCCAGAGCGTTAACGTTTCCATCACACTCTGCATCCTTGGCTTCATTGACACTGGTAAGCTCCATCCGTGCCATCTGGCTGCCCAGAAACTGAGCATCACATGCCCAGCTTTGTGCCCTCCCCTCCTGTGCCCCCAcctccagtgctgcttttcctgctgtagTGGGAGCGAGTGCAGCATcacctctgctctcagcaggcTCCTACCTCTCTTCCACCAAAAAACAGACTCCAGACTGATTTGTTTCCCTGTGCTGTACTCAGGTAGGATATTAGGACAAAGGTATTCTGAGGAAGAGCAgtcaggcagcagctcaggctgcagagtcaccatccctgggggtgtttgGAGCCGTGGAGATGTGACACTTGGGGACAGAGTCACAGGGGGGATGGCGGGGTTGAACTTGGGgatctcagagctcttttccaaccataatgactCCATGGTTCTATAA
- the LOC125684127 gene encoding 11-beta-hydroxysteroid dehydrogenase 1-like isoform X6 — MGLLQKILIPILGLVLAFCFYSSRENFKPEMLKGKRVIVTGASTGIGEQMAYHLARMGAHVLVTARTEAKLQQVNGKLGTHTCTHRHRKANLTLQVVERCRALGASSARLVSGSMEDMATTRQLVEVAEAELGGLDMLILNHVGKSYFNYFDGDVGHVQKLLNINFLSYVAMTVSALPMLKRSGGSIVVVSSMAGKVGFPFTVPYSATKFALDGFFSSLRQEFSIQSVNVSITLCILGFIDTVHTLHLAVGTEAALQLAHRRQTIKRTSRGQPY, encoded by the exons ATGGGTTTGTTGCAAAAGATTCTCATCCCCATTTTGGGACTGGTTTTGGCCTTCTGTTTTTATTCGTCGAGGGAGAATTTCAAACCTG AGATGCTGAAAGGGAAGCGTGTGATCGTCACCGGAGCGAGCACCGGCATCGGGGAGCAGATGGCGTATCACCTGGCACGGATGGGAGCCCACGTCCTGGTCACGGCGCGGACGGAGGCAAAGCTGCAGCAAGTAAATGGCAAGCTGGGCactcacacatgcacacacagacacaggaAGGCCAACCTCACATTGCAG GTGGTGGAGAGGTGCCGGGCGCTGGGGGCCAGCTCAGCACGGCTGGTCAGCGGCAGCATGGAGGACATGGCCACCACCCGGCAGCTGGTGGAGGTGGCCGAGGCTGAACTGG GAGGCCTCGACATGCTGATTCTTAACCACGTTGGCAAGTCATACTTCAATTACTTTGATGGGGATGTTGGACACGTCCAGAAGCTCCTGAACATCAACTTCCTGAGCTATGTGGCCATGACAGTCTCTGCCCTGCCCATGCTGAAGCGGAGCGGGGGTAGCATCGTGGTGGTCTCCTCCATGGCAG GTAAAGTTGGGTTTCCCTTTACGGTCCCTTACTCTGCAACTAAGTTTGCCCTGGATGGATTTTTCAGCTCCCTGAGGCAGGAATTCAGCATCCAGAGCGTTAACGTTTCCATCACACTCTGCATCCTTGGCTTCATTGACACTG tgcaCACACTACATTTAGCTGTAGGAacagaggcagctctgcagctcgCTCATCGCAGGCAAACCATCAAAAGGACAAGCAGAGGGCAGCCCTACTGA
- the LOC125684128 gene encoding 11-beta-hydroxysteroid dehydrogenase 1-like: protein MGLLLKVLIPLLGLGLAVYFYSGPGNFSEEMLRGKRVIVTGASSGIGEQMAYHLARMGAHILVTARTEAKLQKVVDKCLDLGAASARYVSGSMESTAFAEEVVKEAEITWGGLDMLILNHIGHSFFDFFNGDVDHVRKVMETNFLSYVAMTVSALPMLKESEGSIVVISSVAGKVGLPFTAPYCATKFALEGFFSSLRHEFIIENVNVSITLCILGYINTENAVQMVSHVIKGTPAPKEECALEIIRSGALRQHELHYPASSVTPTLLLRDFAPDFLGGLIRSNYQVENIKKAPPPQGSGH from the exons ATGGGGCTGCTCCTGAAGGTTCTCATCCCCTTGttggggctggggctggccGTGTACTTTTACTCAGGACCTGGGAATTTCAGCGAAG AGATGCTCCGGGGAAAGAGAGTGATCGtgacaggagccagcagtggcATTGGGGAGCAGATGGCGTATCACTTGGCACGGATGGGAGCCCACATCCTGGTCACGGCGCGGACGGAGGCCAAGCTGCAGAAG GTAGTGGACAAGTGCCTGGATCTGGGTGCTGCATCTGCCCGCTATGTGAGCGGCTCCATGGAGAGCACAGCCTTTGCTGAGGAGGTGGTGAAAGAGGCTGAGATCACCTGGG GAGGCCTTGACATGCTCATCCTGAACCACATTGGCCACAGCTTTTTTGACTTCTTCAACGGGGATGTGGATCACGTGAGGAAGGTGATGGAGACCAACTTCCTCAGCTATGTGGCCATGACCGTGTCTGCCCTGCCCATGCTGAAGGAGAGCGAGGGCAGCATCGTGGTGATTTCCTCCGTGGCAG GTAAAGTTGGCTTACCCTTCACTGCTCCCTACTGTGCGACTAAGTTTGCCTTGGAAGGATTTTTCAGCTCCTTGAGGCATGAATTCATCATAGAAAACGTCAACGTTTCCATCACGCTCTGCATCCTGGGCTATATTAACACAG AGAACGCGGTGCAGATGGTCTCACACGTCATTAAGGGAACACCAGCACCCAAGGAGGAGTGTGCACTGGAGATCATCCGGAGCGGGGCCCTGCGTCAGCATGAGCTGCACTACCCTGCCAGCAGCGTGACCCCAACGCTGCTGCTGAGGGACTTTGCCCCTGACTTCCTGGGTGGCCTCATCAGGAGCAACTACCAGGTGGAAAACATCAAGAAAGCACCGCCGCCCCAGGGCTCGGGGCATTAG
- the LOC125684127 gene encoding 11-beta-hydroxysteroid dehydrogenase 1-like isoform X1, with translation MGLLQKILIPILGLVLAFCFYSSRENFKPEMLKGKRVIVTGASTGIGEQMAYHLARMGAHVLVTARTEAKLQQVNGKLGTHTCTHRHRKANLTLQVVERCRALGASSARLVSGSMEDMATTRQLVEVAEAELGGLDMLILNHVGKSYFNYFDGDVGHVQKLLNINFLSYVAMTVSALPMLKRSGGSIVVVSSMAGKVGFPFTVPYSATKFALDGFFSSLRQEFSIQSVNVSITLCILGFIDTGKLHPCHLAAQKLSITCPALCPPLLCPHLQCCFSCCSGSECSITSALSRLLPLFHQKTDSRLICFPVLYSGRILGQRYSEEEQSGSSSGCRVTIPGGVWSRGDVTLGDRVTGGMAGLNLGISELFSNHNDSMVL, from the exons ATGGGTTTGTTGCAAAAGATTCTCATCCCCATTTTGGGACTGGTTTTGGCCTTCTGTTTTTATTCGTCGAGGGAGAATTTCAAACCTG AGATGCTGAAAGGGAAGCGTGTGATCGTCACCGGAGCGAGCACCGGCATCGGGGAGCAGATGGCGTATCACCTGGCACGGATGGGAGCCCACGTCCTGGTCACGGCGCGGACGGAGGCAAAGCTGCAGCAAGTAAATGGCAAGCTGGGCactcacacatgcacacacagacacaggaAGGCCAACCTCACATTGCAG GTGGTGGAGAGGTGCCGGGCGCTGGGGGCCAGCTCAGCACGGCTGGTCAGCGGCAGCATGGAGGACATGGCCACCACCCGGCAGCTGGTGGAGGTGGCCGAGGCTGAACTGG GAGGCCTCGACATGCTGATTCTTAACCACGTTGGCAAGTCATACTTCAATTACTTTGATGGGGATGTTGGACACGTCCAGAAGCTCCTGAACATCAACTTCCTGAGCTATGTGGCCATGACAGTCTCTGCCCTGCCCATGCTGAAGCGGAGCGGGGGTAGCATCGTGGTGGTCTCCTCCATGGCAG GTAAAGTTGGGTTTCCCTTTACGGTCCCTTACTCTGCAACTAAGTTTGCCCTGGATGGATTTTTCAGCTCCCTGAGGCAGGAATTCAGCATCCAGAGCGTTAACGTTTCCATCACACTCTGCATCCTTGGCTTCATTGACACTGGTAAGCTCCATCCGTGCCATCTGGCTGCCCAGAAACTGAGCATCACATGCCCAGCTTTGTGCCCTCCCCTCCTGTGCCCCCAcctccagtgctgcttttcctgctgtagTGGGAGCGAGTGCAGCATcacctctgctctcagcaggcTCCTACCTCTCTTCCACCAAAAAACAGACTCCAGACTGATTTGTTTCCCTGTGCTGTACTCAGGTAGGATATTAGGACAAAGGTATTCTGAGGAAGAGCAgtcaggcagcagctcaggctgcagagtcaccatccctgggggtgtttgGAGCCGTGGAGATGTGACACTTGGGGACAGAGTCACAGGGGGGATGGCGGGGTTGAACTTGGGgatctcagagctcttttccaaccataatgactCCATGGTTCTATAA
- the LOC125684127 gene encoding 11-beta-hydroxysteroid dehydrogenase 1-like isoform X2 has product MGLLQKILIPILGLVLAFCFYSSRENFKPEMLKGKRVIVTGASTGIGEQMAYHLARMGAHVLVTARTEAKLQQVVERCRALGASSARLVSGSMEDMATTRQLVEVAEAELGGLDMLILNHVGKSYFNYFDGDVGHVQKLLNINFLSYVAMTVSALPMLKRSGGSIVVVSSMAGKVGFPFTVPYSATKFALDGFFSSLRQEFSIQSVNVSITLCILGFIDTGKLHPCHLAAQKLSITCPALCPPLLCPHLQCCFSCCSGSECSITSALSRLLPLFHQKTDSRLICFPVLYSGRILGQRYSEEEQSGSSSGCRVTIPGGVWSRGDVTLGDRVTGGMAGLNLGISELFSNHNDSMVL; this is encoded by the exons ATGGGTTTGTTGCAAAAGATTCTCATCCCCATTTTGGGACTGGTTTTGGCCTTCTGTTTTTATTCGTCGAGGGAGAATTTCAAACCTG AGATGCTGAAAGGGAAGCGTGTGATCGTCACCGGAGCGAGCACCGGCATCGGGGAGCAGATGGCGTATCACCTGGCACGGATGGGAGCCCACGTCCTGGTCACGGCGCGGACGGAGGCAAAGCTGCAGCAA GTGGTGGAGAGGTGCCGGGCGCTGGGGGCCAGCTCAGCACGGCTGGTCAGCGGCAGCATGGAGGACATGGCCACCACCCGGCAGCTGGTGGAGGTGGCCGAGGCTGAACTGG GAGGCCTCGACATGCTGATTCTTAACCACGTTGGCAAGTCATACTTCAATTACTTTGATGGGGATGTTGGACACGTCCAGAAGCTCCTGAACATCAACTTCCTGAGCTATGTGGCCATGACAGTCTCTGCCCTGCCCATGCTGAAGCGGAGCGGGGGTAGCATCGTGGTGGTCTCCTCCATGGCAG GTAAAGTTGGGTTTCCCTTTACGGTCCCTTACTCTGCAACTAAGTTTGCCCTGGATGGATTTTTCAGCTCCCTGAGGCAGGAATTCAGCATCCAGAGCGTTAACGTTTCCATCACACTCTGCATCCTTGGCTTCATTGACACTGGTAAGCTCCATCCGTGCCATCTGGCTGCCCAGAAACTGAGCATCACATGCCCAGCTTTGTGCCCTCCCCTCCTGTGCCCCCAcctccagtgctgcttttcctgctgtagTGGGAGCGAGTGCAGCATcacctctgctctcagcaggcTCCTACCTCTCTTCCACCAAAAAACAGACTCCAGACTGATTTGTTTCCCTGTGCTGTACTCAGGTAGGATATTAGGACAAAGGTATTCTGAGGAAGAGCAgtcaggcagcagctcaggctgcagagtcaccatccctgggggtgtttgGAGCCGTGGAGATGTGACACTTGGGGACAGAGTCACAGGGGGGATGGCGGGGTTGAACTTGGGgatctcagagctcttttccaaccataatgactCCATGGTTCTATAA
- the G0S2 gene encoding G0/G1 switch protein 2, protein METMHELIPFAKEMLSQKPNRKMVKLYMLGSVLAFFGVVIGLVEAVCSPFTSEGRIEEEEEEKRPTPSREPALPQKQEDLVLEQSKKLSTVQRGLVTRQHAS, encoded by the coding sequence ATGGAAACCATGCACGAGCTGATCCCCTTTGCTAAAGAGATGCTCAGCCAGAAGCCCAACAGGAAGATGGTGAAGCTGTACATGCTGGGCAGCGTGCTGGCGTTCTTCGGTGTGGTCATCGGTCTGGTGGAGGCAGTGTGCAGCCCTTTCACCTCCGAAGGGAGGatagaggaggaggaggaggagaagagacCGACCCCATCTCGAGAGCCAGCTCTCCCTCAGAAGCAGGAGGATTTGGTGTTGGAGCAGAGCAAGAAATTGTCAACGGTGCAGCGGGGGCTGGTGACCAGGCAGCATGCATCCTAA
- the LOC125684127 gene encoding uncharacterized protein LOC125684127 isoform X8, producing MLILNHVGKSYFNYFDGDVGHVQKLLNINFLSYVAMTVSALPMLKRSGGSIVVVSSMAGKVGFPFTVPYSATKFALDGFFSSLRQEFSIQSVNVSITLCILGFIDTGKLHPCHLAAQKLSITCPALCPPLLCPHLQCCFSCCSGSECSITSALSRLLPLFHQKTDSRLICFPVLYSGRILGQRYSEEEQSGSSSGCRVTIPGGVWSRGDVTLGDRVTGGMAGLNLGISELFSNHNDSMVL from the exons ATGCTGATTCTTAACCACGTTGGCAAGTCATACTTCAATTACTTTGATGGGGATGTTGGACACGTCCAGAAGCTCCTGAACATCAACTTCCTGAGCTATGTGGCCATGACAGTCTCTGCCCTGCCCATGCTGAAGCGGAGCGGGGGTAGCATCGTGGTGGTCTCCTCCATGGCAG GTAAAGTTGGGTTTCCCTTTACGGTCCCTTACTCTGCAACTAAGTTTGCCCTGGATGGATTTTTCAGCTCCCTGAGGCAGGAATTCAGCATCCAGAGCGTTAACGTTTCCATCACACTCTGCATCCTTGGCTTCATTGACACTGGTAAGCTCCATCCGTGCCATCTGGCTGCCCAGAAACTGAGCATCACATGCCCAGCTTTGTGCCCTCCCCTCCTGTGCCCCCAcctccagtgctgcttttcctgctgtagTGGGAGCGAGTGCAGCATcacctctgctctcagcaggcTCCTACCTCTCTTCCACCAAAAAACAGACTCCAGACTGATTTGTTTCCCTGTGCTGTACTCAGGTAGGATATTAGGACAAAGGTATTCTGAGGAAGAGCAgtcaggcagcagctcaggctgcagagtcaccatccctgggggtgtttgGAGCCGTGGAGATGTGACACTTGGGGACAGAGTCACAGGGGGGATGGCGGGGTTGAACTTGGGgatctcagagctcttttccaaccataatgactCCATGGTTCTATAA
- the LOC125684127 gene encoding 11-beta-hydroxysteroid dehydrogenase 1-like isoform X4: MGLLQKILIPILGLVLAFCFYSSRENFKPEMLKGKRVIVTGASTGIGEQMAYHLARMGAHVLVTARTEAKLQQVNGKLGTHTCTHRHRKANLTLQVVERCRALGASSARLVSGSMEDMATTRQLVEVAEAELGGLDMLILNHVGKSYFNYFDGDVGHVQKLLNINFLSYVAMTVSALPMLKRSGGSIVVVSSMAGKVGFPFTVPYSATKFALDGFFSSLRQEFSIQSVNVSITLCILGFIDTENAMRAAADVLLMSPAPKEECALEIIKGGTLRQREVYYRYASTKLPLLLRDWAAELLDLLVRQRYRPERLRAA, from the exons ATGGGTTTGTTGCAAAAGATTCTCATCCCCATTTTGGGACTGGTTTTGGCCTTCTGTTTTTATTCGTCGAGGGAGAATTTCAAACCTG AGATGCTGAAAGGGAAGCGTGTGATCGTCACCGGAGCGAGCACCGGCATCGGGGAGCAGATGGCGTATCACCTGGCACGGATGGGAGCCCACGTCCTGGTCACGGCGCGGACGGAGGCAAAGCTGCAGCAAGTAAATGGCAAGCTGGGCactcacacatgcacacacagacacaggaAGGCCAACCTCACATTGCAG GTGGTGGAGAGGTGCCGGGCGCTGGGGGCCAGCTCAGCACGGCTGGTCAGCGGCAGCATGGAGGACATGGCCACCACCCGGCAGCTGGTGGAGGTGGCCGAGGCTGAACTGG GAGGCCTCGACATGCTGATTCTTAACCACGTTGGCAAGTCATACTTCAATTACTTTGATGGGGATGTTGGACACGTCCAGAAGCTCCTGAACATCAACTTCCTGAGCTATGTGGCCATGACAGTCTCTGCCCTGCCCATGCTGAAGCGGAGCGGGGGTAGCATCGTGGTGGTCTCCTCCATGGCAG GTAAAGTTGGGTTTCCCTTTACGGTCCCTTACTCTGCAACTAAGTTTGCCCTGGATGGATTTTTCAGCTCCCTGAGGCAGGAATTCAGCATCCAGAGCGTTAACGTTTCCATCACACTCTGCATCCTTGGCTTCATTGACACTG AGAACGCCATGCGTGCGGCCGCCGACGTTCTCCTGATGTCCCCGGCTCCCAAAGAGGAATGCGCCCTGGAGATCATCAAAGGAGGAACCCTGCGTCAGCGCGAGGTCTATTACCGCTATGCATCCACCAAACTGCCGCTGCTGCTGCGGGATTGGGCCGCCGAACTGCTGGACCTGCTGGTGCGGCAGCGGTACCGACCCGAGCGGCTGCGGGCGGCCTGA
- the LOC125684127 gene encoding 11-beta-hydroxysteroid dehydrogenase 1-like isoform X3: MLKGKRVIVTGASTGIGEQMAYHLARMGAHVLVTARTEAKLQQVNGKLGTHTCTHRHRKANLTLQVVERCRALGASSARLVSGSMEDMATTRQLVEVAEAELGGLDMLILNHVGKSYFNYFDGDVGHVQKLLNINFLSYVAMTVSALPMLKRSGGSIVVVSSMAGKVGFPFTVPYSATKFALDGFFSSLRQEFSIQSVNVSITLCILGFIDTGKLHPCHLAAQKLSITCPALCPPLLCPHLQCCFSCCSGSECSITSALSRLLPLFHQKTDSRLICFPVLYSGRILGQRYSEEEQSGSSSGCRVTIPGGVWSRGDVTLGDRVTGGMAGLNLGISELFSNHNDSMVL, encoded by the exons ATGCTGAAAGGGAAGCGTGTGATCGTCACCGGAGCGAGCACCGGCATCGGGGAGCAGATGGCGTATCACCTGGCACGGATGGGAGCCCACGTCCTGGTCACGGCGCGGACGGAGGCAAAGCTGCAGCAAGTAAATGGCAAGCTGGGCactcacacatgcacacacagacacaggaAGGCCAACCTCACATTGCAG GTGGTGGAGAGGTGCCGGGCGCTGGGGGCCAGCTCAGCACGGCTGGTCAGCGGCAGCATGGAGGACATGGCCACCACCCGGCAGCTGGTGGAGGTGGCCGAGGCTGAACTGG GAGGCCTCGACATGCTGATTCTTAACCACGTTGGCAAGTCATACTTCAATTACTTTGATGGGGATGTTGGACACGTCCAGAAGCTCCTGAACATCAACTTCCTGAGCTATGTGGCCATGACAGTCTCTGCCCTGCCCATGCTGAAGCGGAGCGGGGGTAGCATCGTGGTGGTCTCCTCCATGGCAG GTAAAGTTGGGTTTCCCTTTACGGTCCCTTACTCTGCAACTAAGTTTGCCCTGGATGGATTTTTCAGCTCCCTGAGGCAGGAATTCAGCATCCAGAGCGTTAACGTTTCCATCACACTCTGCATCCTTGGCTTCATTGACACTGGTAAGCTCCATCCGTGCCATCTGGCTGCCCAGAAACTGAGCATCACATGCCCAGCTTTGTGCCCTCCCCTCCTGTGCCCCCAcctccagtgctgcttttcctgctgtagTGGGAGCGAGTGCAGCATcacctctgctctcagcaggcTCCTACCTCTCTTCCACCAAAAAACAGACTCCAGACTGATTTGTTTCCCTGTGCTGTACTCAGGTAGGATATTAGGACAAAGGTATTCTGAGGAAGAGCAgtcaggcagcagctcaggctgcagagtcaccatccctgggggtgtttgGAGCCGTGGAGATGTGACACTTGGGGACAGAGTCACAGGGGGGATGGCGGGGTTGAACTTGGGgatctcagagctcttttccaaccataatgactCCATGGTTCTATAA